From Elephas maximus indicus isolate mEleMax1 chromosome 1, mEleMax1 primary haplotype, whole genome shotgun sequence, a single genomic window includes:
- the MDFI gene encoding myoD family inhibitor isoform X1: MSQVSGPRSPHCDAPHGAPSAAPDPAQTPSLLPGLEVVTESAHPAEAAPEEGSLEEAAPPMPQGNGPGAPQALDSTDLDVPTEAVTRQPQGNPLGCTPLLPNGSGHPSELSDARRVGNGALGGPKAHRKLQTHPSLASQGSKKSKGSTKSAAPQIPLQAQEDCCVHCILSCLFCEFLTLCNIVLDCATCGSCSSEDSCLCCCCCGSGECADCDLPCDLDCGILDACCESADCLEICMECCGLCFSS; this comes from the exons ATGTCCCAGGTGAGTGGCCCGCGCTCACCTCACTGTGACGCGCCCCATGGAGCCCCCAGCGCAGCCCCAGACCCAG CCCAGACCCCATCCCTCCTCCCTGGGTTGGAGGTAGTAACAGAATCTGCTCACCCTGCGGAGGCAGCTCCAGAGGAGGGCTCCCTGGAGGAGGCAGCGCCCCCCATGCCCCAAGGCAATGGCCCTGGGGCCCCCCAGGCCCTGGACAGCACTGACCTCGATGTCCCCACAGAAGCTGTGACAC GCCAGCCTCAGGGGAACCCCCTGGGCTGCACCCCACTACTGCCGAACGGCTCTGGCCACCCCTCGGAGCTGAGTGACGCCAGGCGGGTGGGGAATGGTGCCCTGGGTGGCCCCAAGGCCCACCGGAAGTTGCAGACGCACCCATCTCTTGCCAGCCAGGGCAGCAAGAAGAGCAAGGGCAGCACGAAATCTGCCGCTCCCCAGATCCCCCTCCAGGCGCAGGAAG ACTGCTGCGTCCACTGCATCCTGTCCTGCCTGTTCTGCGAGTTCTTGACGCTGTGCAACATTGTCCTGGACTGCGCCACCTGCGGCTCCTGCAGCTCTGAGGACTCGTGcctctgctgttgctgctgtgGCTCCGGGGAGTGCGCTGACTGCGACCTGCCCTGTGACCTGGACTGCGGCATCCTGGACGCCTGCTGCGAGTCCGCAGACTGCCTAGAGATCTGCATGGAGTGCTGTGGGCTCTGCTTCTCCTCCTGA
- the MDFI gene encoding myoD family inhibitor isoform X2 → MEPPAQPQTQVGSGLETEAGPEWAQTPSLLPGLEVVTESAHPAEAAPEEGSLEEAAPPMPQGNGPGAPQALDSTDLDVPTEAVTRQPQGNPLGCTPLLPNGSGHPSELSDARRVGNGALGGPKAHRKLQTHPSLASQGSKKSKGSTKSAAPQIPLQAQEDCCVHCILSCLFCEFLTLCNIVLDCATCGSCSSEDSCLCCCCCGSGECADCDLPCDLDCGILDACCESADCLEICMECCGLCFSS, encoded by the exons ATGGAGCCCCCAGCGCAGCCCCAGACCCAGGTAGGATCGGGGTTGGAGACCGAGGCTGGACCAGAGTGGG CCCAGACCCCATCCCTCCTCCCTGGGTTGGAGGTAGTAACAGAATCTGCTCACCCTGCGGAGGCAGCTCCAGAGGAGGGCTCCCTGGAGGAGGCAGCGCCCCCCATGCCCCAAGGCAATGGCCCTGGGGCCCCCCAGGCCCTGGACAGCACTGACCTCGATGTCCCCACAGAAGCTGTGACAC GCCAGCCTCAGGGGAACCCCCTGGGCTGCACCCCACTACTGCCGAACGGCTCTGGCCACCCCTCGGAGCTGAGTGACGCCAGGCGGGTGGGGAATGGTGCCCTGGGTGGCCCCAAGGCCCACCGGAAGTTGCAGACGCACCCATCTCTTGCCAGCCAGGGCAGCAAGAAGAGCAAGGGCAGCACGAAATCTGCCGCTCCCCAGATCCCCCTCCAGGCGCAGGAAG ACTGCTGCGTCCACTGCATCCTGTCCTGCCTGTTCTGCGAGTTCTTGACGCTGTGCAACATTGTCCTGGACTGCGCCACCTGCGGCTCCTGCAGCTCTGAGGACTCGTGcctctgctgttgctgctgtgGCTCCGGGGAGTGCGCTGACTGCGACCTGCCCTGTGACCTGGACTGCGGCATCCTGGACGCCTGCTGCGAGTCCGCAGACTGCCTAGAGATCTGCATGGAGTGCTGTGGGCTCTGCTTCTCCTCCTGA
- the MDFI gene encoding myoD family inhibitor isoform X3 — protein MEPPAQPQTQTPSLLPGLEVVTESAHPAEAAPEEGSLEEAAPPMPQGNGPGAPQALDSTDLDVPTEAVTRQPQGNPLGCTPLLPNGSGHPSELSDARRVGNGALGGPKAHRKLQTHPSLASQGSKKSKGSTKSAAPQIPLQAQEDCCVHCILSCLFCEFLTLCNIVLDCATCGSCSSEDSCLCCCCCGSGECADCDLPCDLDCGILDACCESADCLEICMECCGLCFSS, from the exons ATGGAGCCCCCAGCGCAGCCCCAGACCCAG ACCCCATCCCTCCTCCCTGGGTTGGAGGTAGTAACAGAATCTGCTCACCCTGCGGAGGCAGCTCCAGAGGAGGGCTCCCTGGAGGAGGCAGCGCCCCCCATGCCCCAAGGCAATGGCCCTGGGGCCCCCCAGGCCCTGGACAGCACTGACCTCGATGTCCCCACAGAAGCTGTGACAC GCCAGCCTCAGGGGAACCCCCTGGGCTGCACCCCACTACTGCCGAACGGCTCTGGCCACCCCTCGGAGCTGAGTGACGCCAGGCGGGTGGGGAATGGTGCCCTGGGTGGCCCCAAGGCCCACCGGAAGTTGCAGACGCACCCATCTCTTGCCAGCCAGGGCAGCAAGAAGAGCAAGGGCAGCACGAAATCTGCCGCTCCCCAGATCCCCCTCCAGGCGCAGGAAG ACTGCTGCGTCCACTGCATCCTGTCCTGCCTGTTCTGCGAGTTCTTGACGCTGTGCAACATTGTCCTGGACTGCGCCACCTGCGGCTCCTGCAGCTCTGAGGACTCGTGcctctgctgttgctgctgtgGCTCCGGGGAGTGCGCTGACTGCGACCTGCCCTGTGACCTGGACTGCGGCATCCTGGACGCCTGCTGCGAGTCCGCAGACTGCCTAGAGATCTGCATGGAGTGCTGTGGGCTCTGCTTCTCCTCCTGA